A genome region from Magnolia sinica isolate HGM2019 chromosome 8, MsV1, whole genome shotgun sequence includes the following:
- the LOC131254377 gene encoding calcium-binding protein CML37-like yields MLKHTPKNPDSVLTFFKSHGFSKTHIKSLIATTPKLFSANPESISRPKIQNFKDKGLSESDVVALIVSNPHSLTPSLIHMHKTGVVFRYLDENGDGKISAAELGSYMRTIGEDLSVEDSEAVVESINSDGDGMLGFEDFVRLIEV; encoded by the coding sequence ATGCTAAAACACACCCCTAAGAACCCAGATTCTGTCCTCACCTTCTTCAAATCTCATGGGTTCTCAAAAACTCATATCAAATCCCTCATCGCCACAACTCCAAAACTCTTCTCCGCGAATCCTGAGTCCATCTCAAGGCCcaagatccaaaacttcaaaGACAAGGGCCTCTCTGAATCCGATGTTGTGGCACTCATCGTTTCAAATCCTCACAGCTTAACCCCTAGCCTTATTCACATGCATAAAACCGGTGTTGTCTTCCGCTACTTGGACGAAAATGGAGATGGGAAGATCTCTGCTGCAGAATTAGGGAGCTACATGAGGACCATTGGGGAGGATCTGTCGGTGGAGGATTCGGAAGCGGTGGTCGAGTCCATCAACTCGGACGGAGACGGGATGTTGGGTTTTGAGGACTTTGTTAGATTGATTGAAGTTTAG
- the LOC131253657 gene encoding root phototropism protein 2 isoform X1, translating into MAASVKSNGRRSLAMERTGQCASMAASVKSNSRLSLAMERSGQWVFSQEIPTDVVVEVGEAIFSLHKFMLVAKSGYIRNLIMESDQPDLTRIELPGVPGGPEIFEKAAKFCYSVNFEITVHNVAALRCAAEYLRMTEKYCEGNLANRTEEFLACVGLTSLANTVAVLKSCESLLPMAEELKIVQRCIDTASIKACNEANFPTRSPPEWWTKELSILDIAFFRKVLTSMKSRNTKTQTIVSALITYSEQSLRELVRDHSGNGTATSYADPGDANLRKHQKNILESIISLLPSDKASFPINFLCCLLRAAIFLNTSVNCKNELEKRISAILEHVTVADLLVFSFTYDGERLFDLDSVRRIIFGFVEKERNAGVFNGGDYGEKGCWTVAMQKVAKTTDAYLAEIATDRDLSISKFTGIAVIVPKGARKVDDDIYRAIDIYLKAHPGLDEIEREKVCSVMDPLKLSYEARVHASQNKRLPVQIVLHALYYDQLKLRSGVEDKPRTPDATTTRKQIQADTALIRENEALRMELMKMKMYVTDIQKNNGGQSKLSKRPTFFSSVSKTLGKLNPFRHGSKDTSNIDDGADGVDVTKPRRRRFSIS; encoded by the exons ATGGCTGCCTCAGTCAAAAGCAATGGCAGGCGTTCTTTAGCAATGGAGAGAACTGGCCAATG TGCTTCAATGGCTGCCTCAGTCAAGAGCAATAGCAGGCTTTCTCTAGCCATGGAGAGAAGTGGCCAATG GGTTTTTTCTCAAGAGATTCCAACAGATGTAGTAGTGGAAGTTGGGGAGGCCATTTTCTCTCTACATAAG TTCATGCTCGTCGCTAAGAGTGGATACATCAGAAATCTGATCATGGAATCCGATCAACCCGATCTGACCCGTATCGAGCTTCCAGGTGTTCCTGGTGGGCCTGAGATCTTTGAGAAGGCCGCTAAATTCTGTTACAGCGTCAACTTCGAGATAACCGTCCACAACGTAGCGGCCCTCCGATGCGCCGCGGAATATCTCAGAATGACGGAGAAATATTGCGAAGGGAATCTCGCTAATCGGACGGAGGAATTCCTTGCATGCGTCGGCTTGACGAGCTTAGCGAACACCGTCGCCGTTTTGAAATCTTGTGAGAGTTTGCTTCCGATGGCCGAAGAGCTGAAGATCGTGCAAAGATGCATAGATACTGCAAGTATTAAG gCATGCAATGAGGCGAATTTCCCAACCCGTTCACCTCCGGAGTGGTGGACAAAAGAGCTATCGATTCTCGACATAGCCTTCTTCAGGAAAGTCCTCACCTCCATGAAATCACGCAACACCAAGACCCAAACCATAGTGTCGGCATTGATTACCTACTCCGAGCAATCACTACGTGAGCTCGTCCGCGACCACTCTGGCAATGGCACTGCCACTTCCTACGCCGACCCTGGCGACGCCAATCTCCGAAAACACCAAAAGAACATTCTAGAATCAATAATCAGTCTCTTACCATCCGATAAGGCTTCATTCCCAATCAACTTCCTATGTTGTCTTCTACGTGCCGCGATCTTCTTGAACACGTCCGTGAATTGCAAGAACGAGCTTGAGAAGCGAATATCGGCAATCTTGGAGCATGTGACTGTGGCTGATCTTTTGGTGTTTTCATTTACATATGATGGGGAGCGGTTGTTTGATTTAGATAGTGTGAGGAGAATTATATTTGGGTTTGTGGAGAAGGAACGGAATGCTGGAgtattcaacggtggagattatgGGGAGAAGGGGTGTTGGACTGTGGCCATGCAGAAGGTGGCGAAGACGACGGATGCCTACCTTGCGGAGATTGCAACGGACAGAGATCTCAGCATATCGAAGTTTACTGGGATTGCGGTGATCGTCCCAAAAGGAGCGAGGAAAGTCGATGATGATATCTATCGAGCCATTGATATCTACTTGAAG GCCCACCCGGGTCTTGACGAGATCGAGCGCGAGAAAGTGTGCAGTGTGATGGACCCGCTAAAGCTCTCCTATGAGGCCCGCGTGCACGCATCACAAAACAAGCGATTACCGGTCCAGATTGTGCTCCACGCTCTCTACTACGATCAGCTCAAGTTGAGAAGTGGTGTCGAAGATAAACCCAGGACGCCAGATGCCACGACGACCAGGAAGCAGATACAGGCAGACACAGCCCTCATCAGAGAGAACGAGGCCCTCCGAATGGAgctgatgaagatgaagatgtatGTGACAGATATTCAGAAGAACAATGGTGGGCAATCCAAGTTATCAAAGCGGCCCACCTTCTTCTCGTCAGTTTCGAAGACTCTGGGGAAGCTGAATCCATTCAGGCATGGGTCGAAGGACACATCGAACATTGACGATGgtgcggatggtgtggatgtgacgAAACCGCGACGGCGGAGATTTTCAATCTCTTAA
- the LOC131253657 gene encoding root phototropism protein 2 isoform X2, whose product MAASVKSNGRRSLAMERTGQWVFSQEIPTDVVVEVGEAIFSLHKFMLVAKSGYIRNLIMESDQPDLTRIELPGVPGGPEIFEKAAKFCYSVNFEITVHNVAALRCAAEYLRMTEKYCEGNLANRTEEFLACVGLTSLANTVAVLKSCESLLPMAEELKIVQRCIDTASIKACNEANFPTRSPPEWWTKELSILDIAFFRKVLTSMKSRNTKTQTIVSALITYSEQSLRELVRDHSGNGTATSYADPGDANLRKHQKNILESIISLLPSDKASFPINFLCCLLRAAIFLNTSVNCKNELEKRISAILEHVTVADLLVFSFTYDGERLFDLDSVRRIIFGFVEKERNAGVFNGGDYGEKGCWTVAMQKVAKTTDAYLAEIATDRDLSISKFTGIAVIVPKGARKVDDDIYRAIDIYLKAHPGLDEIEREKVCSVMDPLKLSYEARVHASQNKRLPVQIVLHALYYDQLKLRSGVEDKPRTPDATTTRKQIQADTALIRENEALRMELMKMKMYVTDIQKNNGGQSKLSKRPTFFSSVSKTLGKLNPFRHGSKDTSNIDDGADGVDVTKPRRRRFSIS is encoded by the exons ATGGCTGCCTCAGTCAAAAGCAATGGCAGGCGTTCTTTAGCAATGGAGAGAACTGGCCAATG GGTTTTTTCTCAAGAGATTCCAACAGATGTAGTAGTGGAAGTTGGGGAGGCCATTTTCTCTCTACATAAG TTCATGCTCGTCGCTAAGAGTGGATACATCAGAAATCTGATCATGGAATCCGATCAACCCGATCTGACCCGTATCGAGCTTCCAGGTGTTCCTGGTGGGCCTGAGATCTTTGAGAAGGCCGCTAAATTCTGTTACAGCGTCAACTTCGAGATAACCGTCCACAACGTAGCGGCCCTCCGATGCGCCGCGGAATATCTCAGAATGACGGAGAAATATTGCGAAGGGAATCTCGCTAATCGGACGGAGGAATTCCTTGCATGCGTCGGCTTGACGAGCTTAGCGAACACCGTCGCCGTTTTGAAATCTTGTGAGAGTTTGCTTCCGATGGCCGAAGAGCTGAAGATCGTGCAAAGATGCATAGATACTGCAAGTATTAAG gCATGCAATGAGGCGAATTTCCCAACCCGTTCACCTCCGGAGTGGTGGACAAAAGAGCTATCGATTCTCGACATAGCCTTCTTCAGGAAAGTCCTCACCTCCATGAAATCACGCAACACCAAGACCCAAACCATAGTGTCGGCATTGATTACCTACTCCGAGCAATCACTACGTGAGCTCGTCCGCGACCACTCTGGCAATGGCACTGCCACTTCCTACGCCGACCCTGGCGACGCCAATCTCCGAAAACACCAAAAGAACATTCTAGAATCAATAATCAGTCTCTTACCATCCGATAAGGCTTCATTCCCAATCAACTTCCTATGTTGTCTTCTACGTGCCGCGATCTTCTTGAACACGTCCGTGAATTGCAAGAACGAGCTTGAGAAGCGAATATCGGCAATCTTGGAGCATGTGACTGTGGCTGATCTTTTGGTGTTTTCATTTACATATGATGGGGAGCGGTTGTTTGATTTAGATAGTGTGAGGAGAATTATATTTGGGTTTGTGGAGAAGGAACGGAATGCTGGAgtattcaacggtggagattatgGGGAGAAGGGGTGTTGGACTGTGGCCATGCAGAAGGTGGCGAAGACGACGGATGCCTACCTTGCGGAGATTGCAACGGACAGAGATCTCAGCATATCGAAGTTTACTGGGATTGCGGTGATCGTCCCAAAAGGAGCGAGGAAAGTCGATGATGATATCTATCGAGCCATTGATATCTACTTGAAG GCCCACCCGGGTCTTGACGAGATCGAGCGCGAGAAAGTGTGCAGTGTGATGGACCCGCTAAAGCTCTCCTATGAGGCCCGCGTGCACGCATCACAAAACAAGCGATTACCGGTCCAGATTGTGCTCCACGCTCTCTACTACGATCAGCTCAAGTTGAGAAGTGGTGTCGAAGATAAACCCAGGACGCCAGATGCCACGACGACCAGGAAGCAGATACAGGCAGACACAGCCCTCATCAGAGAGAACGAGGCCCTCCGAATGGAgctgatgaagatgaagatgtatGTGACAGATATTCAGAAGAACAATGGTGGGCAATCCAAGTTATCAAAGCGGCCCACCTTCTTCTCGTCAGTTTCGAAGACTCTGGGGAAGCTGAATCCATTCAGGCATGGGTCGAAGGACACATCGAACATTGACGATGgtgcggatggtgtggatgtgacgAAACCGCGACGGCGGAGATTTTCAATCTCTTAA